A region from the Variovorax sp. RKNM96 genome encodes:
- a CDS encoding ABC transporter substrate-binding protein produces MAATTVHAADKFDFSPEQKGRLHTAKDAEAVNAIPPGFKFVKEGVLTIAIAPFAPPISTYATDAKTVVGFDPDFALLIAESLGLKLELQPVAWADWPLGLASGKYDAVISNVGVTEQRKEKFDFSTYRLGLHGFYVRTDSAIKSIKEPKDVAGLKLTTGAGTNQERILLEWDRQNVAAGLKPVAIQYFDDDVTRWLAVTTKRVDANFNPNAPQAYEAAKNGQLRLVGTVNAGWPLKSDVAIATRKGSGLATALSVAANSLIRSGTYGKALARWSLTEEALPKSEINPPGLPKF; encoded by the coding sequence ATGGCCGCAACGACGGTGCACGCCGCCGACAAGTTCGACTTCAGCCCCGAGCAGAAAGGCCGACTGCACACGGCCAAGGACGCCGAAGCGGTCAACGCCATTCCACCGGGCTTCAAGTTCGTGAAGGAGGGTGTGCTGACCATCGCGATCGCACCGTTCGCGCCGCCCATCTCCACCTATGCCACCGACGCGAAAACCGTCGTCGGCTTCGATCCCGACTTCGCACTCCTCATTGCCGAGTCGCTGGGCCTGAAGCTCGAGCTGCAGCCCGTCGCGTGGGCCGATTGGCCGCTGGGCCTGGCCTCGGGCAAGTACGACGCGGTGATCTCCAACGTGGGCGTGACCGAGCAGCGCAAGGAGAAGTTCGATTTCTCCACCTACCGGCTCGGCCTGCACGGCTTCTATGTGCGTACGGACAGCGCCATCAAATCGATCAAGGAGCCGAAGGATGTGGCGGGCCTGAAGCTCACGACCGGCGCCGGCACGAACCAGGAGCGCATCCTGCTCGAATGGGACCGCCAGAACGTGGCCGCGGGCCTGAAGCCGGTCGCGATCCAGTACTTCGACGACGATGTGACCCGTTGGCTGGCGGTGACGACCAAGCGCGTCGATGCCAACTTCAACCCCAACGCGCCGCAGGCCTACGAGGCGGCGAAGAACGGGCAGCTGCGGCTGGTCGGCACGGTGAATGCGGGCTGGCCGCTGAAGTCGGACGTGGCGATCGCCACGCGCAAGGGCAGCGGGCTGGCGACGGCGCTGAGCGTCGCGGCCAACAGCCTGATCCGCAGCGGCACCTACGGCAAGGCGCTCGCGCGCTGGAGCCTCACGGAAGAGGCGCTGCCGAAGTCCGAGATCAATCCACCCGGCCTGCCCAAGTTCTGA
- a CDS encoding ABC transporter substrate-binding protein produces MIHRKNILSALLGVAMLMPLAASAQRAAAADDLSPEQAGRPRSQKVEEAVRLAKDFKFLKEGVLVVGTTTGRLPLAAYATDTKTPVGNAPDIAQLVADSLGRKLELVSTVWADWPLGLQSGKFDVVVSNVTVTEERKEKFDFSTYRNDQLGIYVKSDSKLGAIKEPKDIAGLKLIVSASTNQEQILLRWNKQNIAAGLKPVEIQYYDDDVVQRLALQSGRADAYVGPNALAAYEARDGKTRLAGLVSGGWPLNAEIAVTSRKGSGIAEAITVALNAQIKNGNYAKALSRWNLSSEAIEVARTNPPGLPKN; encoded by the coding sequence ATGATCCATCGCAAGAACATCCTCTCCGCGCTCCTGGGCGTCGCCATGCTGATGCCCCTGGCCGCATCGGCTCAGCGAGCTGCCGCCGCCGACGACCTGAGCCCGGAACAGGCCGGCCGCCCGCGTTCGCAGAAGGTGGAAGAGGCCGTCAGGCTCGCCAAGGATTTCAAGTTCCTGAAGGAGGGCGTGCTGGTCGTGGGTACCACCACGGGACGGCTGCCGCTGGCGGCGTACGCCACCGACACGAAGACGCCCGTGGGCAATGCACCCGACATCGCACAGCTCGTGGCCGACAGCCTGGGCCGCAAGCTCGAGCTGGTCTCCACCGTCTGGGCCGACTGGCCGCTGGGCCTGCAGTCGGGCAAGTTCGACGTGGTGGTGTCCAACGTGACCGTGACCGAGGAGCGCAAGGAGAAGTTCGATTTCTCCACCTACCGCAACGACCAGTTGGGCATCTACGTGAAGTCCGACAGCAAGCTCGGCGCGATCAAGGAGCCGAAGGACATCGCAGGGCTCAAGCTCATCGTGTCGGCCAGCACGAACCAGGAGCAGATCCTGCTGCGCTGGAACAAGCAGAACATCGCGGCCGGGCTGAAGCCCGTGGAGATCCAGTACTACGACGACGATGTGGTGCAGCGCCTCGCGCTCCAGTCGGGCCGCGCCGATGCTTACGTCGGCCCCAACGCCCTGGCTGCCTACGAGGCACGCGACGGCAAGACGCGGCTCGCCGGCCTGGTCTCAGGTGGCTGGCCGCTGAATGCCGAGATCGCAGTCACCTCCCGCAAGGGCTCGGGCATTGCCGAGGCCATCACGGTGGCGCTGAACGCGCAGATCAAGAACGGCAACTACGCGAAGGCCCTGTCGCGCTGGAACCTGAGCTCCGAAGCCATCGAGGTGGCGCGCACCAATCCGCCGGGCCTGCCGAAGAACTGA